One genomic region from Anopheles bellator chromosome 2, idAnoBellAS_SP24_06.2, whole genome shotgun sequence encodes:
- the LOC131208237 gene encoding leucine-rich repeat-containing protein 24, whose translation MEFRIADGRKRHRLIVLAVLLWATVVRGGVNGEPNCPSACQCKWKGGKQAVECLNVNLFSIPENIDHSTQVLDVSGNNLQIISNETFVRSNLLNLQKLYMRDCRIGQIDDGAFAGLTNLVELDLSINLLTAVPSAAFQHIVSLRDLTLARNHIQKIESHAFRNVTALTKLDLSFCSIQTIAPQAFEGLAALHSLKLNGNQLSELRPKTIETLSRLHGIELHDNPWVCDCRLRAAKLWLSENNIPYPIAPTCAGGPERVMDKTFGELQVDDFACKPEMLPVRRFIQAFSGENATIECRSSAVPSATVNWYWNGKLLVNNSHFSAYQRVLVYEQGNFEKRSKLILTNAQETDSSEFYCVVENRAGAAEANFTLHVAMRDIGFAIENRQIIGLSAALVILILFILLIILFLLVRLRRIPMTETKTPNQVEVITSVSPSSNVNGKVATPINDCHHSPDRKNAAGDLKCCQSSANPVQKPPRLTDLPYSTTHYDGGGSLIASGQCFVSPTHSLTGGGAVNNPDLINDTKRLGSGTDLATGPAVSDTHLSAQLAQLQLATSAAVNAHLSLLDPLERPGSGEYSRAGGCDSLYPSGLWETHSSTAATMPQTAPAPPAPVGSSTMADLDDEASSVDYLSRTFPRAAVGSSGLSVSATGHHHRDYPSSSATGGGGYPADYGLPIVPGAEQLHNKLASVQPAHHGSTGSMPMNAKTLRVWQKGGVPVLPPVTALKRALSNSRNSPDEGYQEGCGTDV comes from the coding sequence ATGGAGTTCAGGATAGCAGATGGGCGCAAGAGGCATCGGTTGATAGTGTTGGCGGTACTACTGTGGGCCACGGTGGTCCGGGGAGGGGTGAACGGAGAGCCGAATTGTCCGTCGGCGTGCCAATGCAAGTGGAAGGGCGGCAAGCAGGCGGTGGAGTGTTTGAACGTTAATCTGTTCTCAATCCCGGAGAACATCGACCACTCGACGCAGGTACTGGACGTGTCGGGCAACAACCTGCAGATCATCTCGAACGaaacgttcgttcgctcgaaCCTGCTGAACCTGCAGAAGTTGTATATGCGCGACTGCCGAATTGGCCAGATCGACGACGGGGCGTTCGCCGGACTCACGAACTTGGTCGAGCTGGACCTTTCGATCAATCTGCTGACGGCGGTGCCGTCGGCCGCTTTTCAGCACATCGTCTCGCTGCGGGATCTGACGTTGGCCCGCAACCACATCCAGAAGATCGAGAGCCACGCGTTTCGCAACGTAACTGCGCTCACCAAGCTCGATCTTTCGTTCTGCAGCATCCAGACGATCGCTCCGCAAGCATTCGAAGGTCTCGCGGCGCTGCACTCGCTCAAGCTGAATGGCAACCAGCTGTCGGAGCTGCGGCCAAAGACGATCGAGACGCTCAGCCGTCTACACGGCATCGAGCTGCACGACAACCCGTGGGTGTGCGACTGTCGGTTGCGGGCGGCCAAGCTGTGGTTGTCGGAGAACAACATCCCGTACCCGATCGCACCGACGTGTGCCGGAGGTCCGGAGCGCGTGATGGACAAGACGTTCGGCGAGCTCCAGGTGGACGACTTTGCCTGCAAACCGGAGATGCTGCCGGTGCGGCGCTTCATTCAGGCGTTCAGCGGCGAAAACGCCACCATCGAGTGCCGTAGCTCGGCCGTGCCTTCGGCCACGGTCAACTGGTACTGGAACGGGAAGCTACTGGTGAACAACTCGCACTTTAGCGCCTATCAGCGCGTGCTGGTGTACGAGCAGGGCAACTTCGAGAAGCGCAGCAAACTGATCCTGACCAATGCGCAGGAAACCGACTCGAGCGAGTTCTATTGCGTCGTCGAGAATAGGGCCGGGGCGGCCGAGGCGAACTTCACGCTGCACGTGGCGATGCGCGACATCGGGTTCGCGATCGAGAACCGCCAGATCATTGGGCTGAGCGCGGCACTCGTCATTCTGATACTGTTCATACTGCTGATAATACTGTTCCTGCTCGTACGATTACGGCGGATACCGATGACGGAGACGAAAACCCCGAACCAGGTCGAGGTGATCACGTCCGTAAGTCCCTCTAGCAATGTAAATGGCAAGGTGGCGACGCCTATTAACGATTGTCATCATTCTCCAGATCGAAAAAACGCCGCCGGTGATCTAAAGTGCTGCCAATCGTCGGCCAACCCGGTGCAGAAGCCGCCCCGGCTCACCGATCTGCCCTACTCGACGACGCactacgacggcggcggcagtctGATTGCGTCCGGCCAGTGCTTCGTCTCACCGACGCATTCGCtgaccggcggtggtgccgtcAATAACCCCGATCTGATCAACGACACGAAGCGGCTGGGCAGTGGTACCGATCTGGCCACAGGCCCAGCCGTCAGCGATACGCACTTATCCGCGCAGCTCGCCCAGCTGCAGCTGGCCACATCGGCCGCCGTCAATGCGCATCTCTCGTTGCTGGATCCGCTCGAGCGGCCGGGAAGCGGCGAGTACAGCCGGGCCGGCGGATGCGATTCACTCTATCCGTCCGGGCTGTGGGAAACGCACAGCTCCACCGCGGCCACCATGCCCCAAACCGCGCCCGCTCCTCCTGCCCCCGTTGGCAGCAGCACGATGGCCGACCTTGACGACGAGGCGTCCTCCGTCGACTACTTGAGTCGCACGTTCCCTCGTGCCGCCGTAGGCTCCAGTGGTCTGTCggtttcggccaccggccatcaTCACCGAGACTACCCATCGTCGagcgccaccggcggcggtggctatCCGGCCGACTACGGACTGCCGATCGTGCCCGGCGCCGAGCAGCTGCACAACAAGCTGGCCAGCGTCCAGCCGGCGCACCacggcagcaccggcagcatgCCAATGAACGCCAAGACGCTGCGCGTGTGGCAGAAGGGCGGCGTACCGGTGCTACCGCCGGTCACGGCCTTAAAACGTGCTTTATCCAACAGCCGCAACTCTCCCGACGAAGGCTACCAGGAAGGCTGCGGGACGGACGTGTAG